One window of the Hippoglossus hippoglossus isolate fHipHip1 chromosome 9, fHipHip1.pri, whole genome shotgun sequence genome contains the following:
- the LOC117768385 gene encoding RING finger protein 223-like isoform X2: MNPFTDSKPGSGPAPCNDSHSPSLSSPPVPQVIPTNHSSPPCDASSDQDGGQDVVRSPVSPLPSFAGLGLRSELEVTPDTPPPVSVPNPYRAPIPRLDSCQVSIIIPSPDLRPSPLPPQCPEDSPDLECAICLSDFNNIFRCPKMLHCKHTFCLECLARINVNSSEPNAIQCPLCRRLTSLPNLGLPRLPTDSDVLSYLPSAMQRVYSIRFLRNKGKLKVKRSSESHQRWGQGSSRDANRTLNVGLPISSVEGHRRLGAVGRGWFRLRGQPAYHVFLLMCVLMMTVLLTGIFIFLLILWKSTF, encoded by the exons ATGAATCCCTTCACAGATTCAAAACCAGGTTcaggccccgccccctgcaATGATTCCCATAGTCCATCTCTCTCCAGTCCACCGGTCCCTCAGGTCATCCCGACGAATCACAGCTCTCCTCCCTGTGATGCCTCATCAGACCAAGATGGAGGTCAAGACGTGGTCCGATCTCCAGTCTCACCGCTTCCATCCTTCGCAGGCCTCGGGCTCAGATCTGAGCTTGAGGTGACACCGGACACGCCCCCTCCAGTCTCTGTTCCAAACCCTTACCGTGCCCCCATCCCCCGCCTCGACTCCTGCCAGGTCTCCATCATCATCCCGTCCCCGGACCTCCGCCCTTCTCCTCTCCCGCCTCAGTGCCCCGAGGACTCCCCAGACCTGGAGTGCGCCATCTGCCTCAGCGACTTCAACAACATCTTCCGCTGTCCCAAGATGCTTCACTGCAAGCATACCTTCTGCTTGGAGTGCCTGGCACGCATTAACGTCAATTCGTCCGAGCCCAACGCCATCCAGTGCCCGCTGTGCCGCAGACTCACGTCCCTGCCCAACCTTGGCCTGCCCAGACTGCCCACGGACTCAGACGTCCTGTCGTACCTGCCGAGCGCCATGCAGAGGGTCTACAGCATCCGCTTCCTCCGCAATAAAGGGAAGCTGAAGGTCAAAAG GTCGTCAGAAAGTCACCAGCGGTGGGGTCAAGGGTCGTCAAGGGATGCAAACCGCACTCTGAATGTGGGCCTTCCCATCTCGTCTGTCGAGGGCCACCGCCGGCTGGGTGCGGTGGGCAGAGGTTGGTTCAGGCTGAGGGGCCAGCCGGCGTATCATGTCTTCCTCCTGATGTGCGTGCTGATGATGACGGTGTTGCTGACCggcatcttcatcttcctcctcatcctctggaAGTCGACGTT CTGA
- the LOC117768385 gene encoding RING finger protein 223-like isoform X1, translating to MNPFTDSKPGSGPAPCNDSHSPSLSSPPVPQVIPTNHSSPPCDASSDQDGGQDVVRSPVSPLPSFAGLGLRSELEVTPDTPPPVSVPNPYRAPIPRLDSCQVSIIIPSPDLRPSPLPPQCPEDSPDLECAICLSDFNNIFRCPKMLHCKHTFCLECLARINVNSSEPNAIQCPLCRRLTSLPNLGLPRLPTDSDVLSYLPSAMQRVYSIRFLRNKGKLKVKRSSESHQRWGQGSSRDANRTLNVGLPISSVEGHRRLGAVGRGWFRLRGQPAYHVFLLMCVLMMTVLLTGIFIFLLILWRTVNKQLFLKLFTKLSGVIA from the exons ATGAATCCCTTCACAGATTCAAAACCAGGTTcaggccccgccccctgcaATGATTCCCATAGTCCATCTCTCTCCAGTCCACCGGTCCCTCAGGTCATCCCGACGAATCACAGCTCTCCTCCCTGTGATGCCTCATCAGACCAAGATGGAGGTCAAGACGTGGTCCGATCTCCAGTCTCACCGCTTCCATCCTTCGCAGGCCTCGGGCTCAGATCTGAGCTTGAGGTGACACCGGACACGCCCCCTCCAGTCTCTGTTCCAAACCCTTACCGTGCCCCCATCCCCCGCCTCGACTCCTGCCAGGTCTCCATCATCATCCCGTCCCCGGACCTCCGCCCTTCTCCTCTCCCGCCTCAGTGCCCCGAGGACTCCCCAGACCTGGAGTGCGCCATCTGCCTCAGCGACTTCAACAACATCTTCCGCTGTCCCAAGATGCTTCACTGCAAGCATACCTTCTGCTTGGAGTGCCTGGCACGCATTAACGTCAATTCGTCCGAGCCCAACGCCATCCAGTGCCCGCTGTGCCGCAGACTCACGTCCCTGCCCAACCTTGGCCTGCCCAGACTGCCCACGGACTCAGACGTCCTGTCGTACCTGCCGAGCGCCATGCAGAGGGTCTACAGCATCCGCTTCCTCCGCAATAAAGGGAAGCTGAAGGTCAAAAG GTCGTCAGAAAGTCACCAGCGGTGGGGTCAAGGGTCGTCAAGGGATGCAAACCGCACTCTGAATGTGGGCCTTCCCATCTCGTCTGTCGAGGGCCACCGCCGGCTGGGTGCGGTGGGCAGAGGTTGGTTCAGGCTGAGGGGCCAGCCGGCGTATCATGTCTTCCTCCTGATGTGCGTGCTGATGATGACGGTGTTGCTGACCggcatcttcatcttcctcctcatcctctgga GAACCGTCAACAAGCAACTTTTCCTGAAGCTCTTTACAAAACTCTCAGGTGTCATCgcttaa